The DNA window GATCCGCGACGTCTCCCCGCTGATGCACAACCCGCAGCCCTTCGAGATCCTCAAGATGGATCGCCGCCGCGGCAACATCGTGGTGTCGCGCCGTACCGTGCTCGAGGAGAGCCGCGCCGAACAGCGTTCGGAAATCGTGCAGAACCTCGAAGAAGGCCAGGTTGTCGAAGGCGTCGTCAAGAACATCACCGATTACGGTGCGTTCGTCGACCTCGGCGGCATCGACGGTCTGCTGCATGTCACCGACATGGCATGGCGCCGCGTCAACCATCCGACCGAAATCCTCAACATCGGTCAGACGGTCAAGGTGCAGATCATCCGCATCAACCAGGAAACCCACCGCATCTCGCTCGGCATGAAGCAGCTCGAGAGCGATCCGTGGTCCGAGATCGGCACCAAGTTCCCGATCGGCAAGAAGATCAAGGGTACCGTCACCAACATCACCGACTACGGCGCGTTCGTCGAGCTGGAGCCGGGCATCGAGGGTCTCATCCACGTTTCGGAAATGTCGTGGACGAAGAAGAACGTGCATCCCGGCAAGATCCTGTCGACGACCCAGGAAGTCGACGTGGTGGTGCTCGAGGTCGATCCGGCCAAGCGCCGCATCTCGCTCGGCCTCAAGCAGACGCTCGAGAATCCGTGGCAGGCTTTCGCCTCGAGCCATCCGGTCGGCAGCCAGGTCGAGGGCGAGGTCAAGAACAAGACCGAGTTCGGCCTGTTCATCGGCCTCGAAGGCGACGTGGACGGCATGGTGCACCTTTCCGACCTCGACTGGACCCGTCCGGGCGAGCAGGTCATCGAAGAGTACAATCGCGGCGACATGGTCAAGGCGCAGGTGCTCGACGTCGACATCGACAAGGAGCGCATCTCGCTCGGCATCAAGCAGCTGGCCAAGGATACGGTCGGCGAGGCGGCGACTTCAGGCGAACTGCGCAAGAACGCGGTCGTCACCTGTGAAGTCATCGGCGTCAAGGATGGCGGTCTGGAAGTGCGGCTGGTCGACAGCGGCATCGAGACCTTCATCAAGCGCTCCGACCTGAGCCGTGACCGCGACGAGCAGCGCCCCGAGCGCTTCACCGTCGGCCAGAAGGTTGACGCCCGCGTCATCGCCTTCGACAAGAAGACCCGCAAGCTGCAGGTCTCGATCAAGGCGCTGGAAATCGCCGAAGAGAAGGAAGCGGTCGCTCAGTACGGCTCGACCGACTCCGGCGCTTCGCTGGGCGACATCCTGGGCGCCGCGCTGAAGAAGCAGGGCAGCTAAGCTTCGGCTGTCCGCCGCGCCTCGCGCGCGGCCTGAACAAGGAAACCCGCGGGTCGCAAGGCTCGCGGGTTTTTTCATGCGCGATAAAGCCAGGTGGTGGCCTTGCGATGGGGTTGGCACAAGACAAAGACGATGGAACACCTTCAATTGCGCACGCGCGGCTGTAAGTTCGGGCCGTCGTTGCAGGTAGACATCGGAACGCCATGCCCGAGGCAACAGAGAAACATTGCGCATGAAGGTCGTCGGAATCTATCGCTATCCGGTCAAGAGCCTGCGCGGTCATGCCGTACAGAGTGCTGACATCGAGACCATGGGCATGGCGGGGGACCGCCGCTGGATGGTCGTCGACAAGGATGGACACTTCCTCACCATTCGCCAGATACCGGCAATGACGACGATCGACGTCGACCATCGCGGCACGGGCATCCTGTTGAAGCATGACAAGCATGGTTCGCACGCCGTCGAGGCTCCAGCCCCAGACGCCGTGCTCCGTCAGGTCAAGATCTGGAAGGATATAGTTGCTGCGCGGCCGGGTGACCCTGCCGCCGGCGCCTATCTCTCCACGATTCTTGGCCGGCCCGTCGATCTCGTCTATTTGGACGATCCGCAAAACCGGCCGGT is part of the Mesorhizobium loti genome and encodes:
- the rpsA gene encoding 30S ribosomal protein S1, whose product is MSAANPTRDDFASLLEESFTAGHSGEGQVVKGIITAIEKDMAIIDVGLKVEGRVPLKEFGVKGKDTTLKVGDTVEVYVERIENALGEAMLSREKARREESWVRLEEKFTKGERVEGVIFNQVKGGFTVDLDGAVAFLPRSQVDIRPIRDVSPLMHNPQPFEILKMDRRRGNIVVSRRTVLEESRAEQRSEIVQNLEEGQVVEGVVKNITDYGAFVDLGGIDGLLHVTDMAWRRVNHPTEILNIGQTVKVQIIRINQETHRISLGMKQLESDPWSEIGTKFPIGKKIKGTVTNITDYGAFVELEPGIEGLIHVSEMSWTKKNVHPGKILSTTQEVDVVVLEVDPAKRRISLGLKQTLENPWQAFASSHPVGSQVEGEVKNKTEFGLFIGLEGDVDGMVHLSDLDWTRPGEQVIEEYNRGDMVKAQVLDVDIDKERISLGIKQLAKDTVGEAATSGELRKNAVVTCEVIGVKDGGLEVRLVDSGIETFIKRSDLSRDRDEQRPERFTVGQKVDARVIAFDKKTRKLQVSIKALEIAEEKEAVAQYGSTDSGASLGDILGAALKKQGS